The Periplaneta americana isolate PAMFEO1 chromosome 2, P.americana_PAMFEO1_priV1, whole genome shotgun sequence genome has a window encoding:
- the Gp150 gene encoding leucine-rich repeat-containing protein 15, with the protein MRRLLLYNIVVLLASALLANGSDCPSYCKCETGGSSGILAKCSAFGSDQQFGLEIAYLDLSNIPSSAGLQLTNRIFAEVGLRRVSSITIANSALEKIDVNAFHGLHNLNNLNLSGNRLLLLEPDMFANNTHLEKLSLSRNPLENMQANKTSPYSEYFLNIPSLLDLDLSNCNLSNLLPTMFKKLTTVEYINLASNQISDIPNETFAPLLELSEVDLSDNNLRQLRTDMFEHNTEILELNLRNNPLSNLAEVRIESLQTMDLSLCKFTTVDEATFAGFPNVRNLNMSGNSITSVDGNAFKNMQKLQNLDLSSNKLTGPLPDDLFLYNIQIETLKLGNNPEMKNLPETGFKGHFSELYLLDLSMCGLTHLEEDSLKAFNRLAQLYLRGNEIQYIKPGVLNTRIINLDLSENKIVHLDQLSFPPSSSLRNLFLSANPIKKLSPAYFVNTPRLTKLNLKSCELKQLWDVNDSELHTLKVLRYLNVANNNIKNLSLKDFKYIEHVQTLVLTGNPLACDNDLKNLTKKLIENGVALSEATEKKEREEMKNHDALEFTNGKDQLGWRTFLKQVCGKKQNLIDPLPKIDESTNKITDTNPGEDSTEVIEEEEIYFIPTTPDSEDILNYFEEEIHMERVRPTKTNYMWPIIIVSLSAFSIILALVVLAALLLRWTRQKNSYRNKIIKRHNSICNTPRIRRGGSTVYQQLYEDPHTPTTPVMPSKLPEQHAPEQKTYTFPEKETNGIVPTSAAQPANRASYQSSPFHHSNIVPESV; encoded by the coding sequence ATGAGACGTCTTCTTCTCTACAACATCGTGGTGCTATTAGCATCAGCCCTGCTAGCCAATGGCAGTGATTGTCCATCATACTGCAAGTGTGAAACTGGAGGGAGCTCAGGCATCCTCGCAAAATGCAGCGCCTTCGGAAGCGACCAGCAGTTTGGCCTGGAGATAGCATATCTCGACCTTTCCAACATCCCCAGCTCCGCGGGACTACAGCTGACGAATCGAATTTTCGCTGAAGTGGGTCTCAGGCGTGTTTCTTCCATTACAATTGCGAACAGCGCGTTAGAGAAAATAGATGTGAATGCATTTCATGGACTACACAACTTGAATAACCTGAATCTTAGTGGAAATCGTCTGCTTCTTCTAGAACCTGACATGTTTGCAAACAATACACATCTAGAGAAATTATCCTTGAGTCGGAACCCTTTGGAGAACATGCAAGCTAATAAAACTTCCCCCTATTCAGAATACTTCCTCAATATACCATCTCTTCTAGATCTTGACCTCTCAAATTGCAACCTCTCTAATCTCCTACCTACAATGTTCAAAAAACTAACAACTGTTGAATACATCAACCTTGCCTCCAATCAGATTTCTGATATCCCAAACGAAACATTTGCGCCATTGCTCGAGCTATCAGAAGTTGACCTCTCCGACAACAACCTGAGACAGCTGAGAACGGATATGTTTGAACACAATACAGAAATCTTAGAATTAAATTTGAGGAACAATCCTCTGTCAAATTTGGCGGAAGTCAGAATAGAAAGTTTGCAGACAATGGATCTCAGCTTGTGCAAATTTACGACAGTAGATGAAGCTACTTTTGCAGGGTTTCCAAATGTAAGGAATTTAAATATGAGTGGCAATTCTATAACTTCAGTAGATGGAAACGCATTTAAGAACATGCAAAAGCTTCAAAATTTGGATCTTTCTAGCAATAAACTGACTGGCCCTCTTCCTGATGATCTCTTCCTCTATAACATACAGATAGAAACTCTGAAGTTGGGAAATAATCCAGAAATGAAGAATTTACCAGAGACAGGATTTAAAGGTCATTTTAGTGAGCTGTACTTGTTGGATTTGTCAATGTGCGGTTTAACACATTTGGAAGAAGACAGTTTGAAAGCATTTAATCGGCTTGCACAGTTATACCTCAGAGGGAATGAAATTCAGTATATAAAACCTGGTGTCTTGAATACTAGAATAATCAATCTAGACTTATCAGAGAACAAAATTGTCCATCTTGATCAGTTGAGTTTTCCTCCTAGTTCATCACTAAGAAACCTCTTTCTTTCTGCAAATCCAATCAAGAAATTGTCACCTGCTTACTTCGTTAATACTCCTAGATTAACGAAGCTTAATTTGAAGTCATGTGAACTGAAGCAACTGTGGGATGTAAATGATTCAGAACTTCACACTCTGAAAGTCCTTCGTTACTTGAATGTTGCGAACAACAATATCAAGAATCTGTCTTTGAAAGATTTTAAGTACATAGAGCATGTGCAGACTCTTGTCCTAACTGGAAATCCTCTAGCTTGTGACAACGATTTGAAAAACCTTACTAAGAAGTTGATCGAAAATGGTGTTGCATTATCAGAAGCTACAGAAAAGAAGGAacgtgaagaaatgaagaatcaCGATGCTTTGGAATTCACAAATGGAAAAGACCAACTAGGATGGAGAACTTTCTTGAAACAAGTATGTGGCAAAAAGCAGAACCTAATCGATCCTCTACCAAAGATAGATGAATCCACAAACAAAATTACAGATACTAATCCCGGTGAAGATTCCACTGAAGTGATTGAAGAGGAAGAGATTTATTTCATCCCAACTACACCCGATTCAGAAGATATACTGAATTACTTCGAAGAGGAGATCCACATGGAGCGTGTCAGACCCACAAAGACAAATTACATGTGGccaattattattgtatcactgTCGGCATTTTCTATAATTTTGGCGCTGGTAGTGCTGGCAGCTCTCCTGCTCCGATGGACCAGGCAGAAGAACAGCTacaggaataaaataattaaacgaCACAATTCTATTTGCAATACTCCAAGAATCAGACGTGGAGGATCAACAGTCTATCAACAGCTTTACGAAGATCCACACACCCCTACGACCCCAGTAATGCCATCCAAGCTCCCAGAACAGCACGCGCCTGAACAGAAAACATACACCTTCCCAGAAAAAGAAACTAATGGAATAGTCCCAACATCAGCTGCACAACCAGCTAACCGTGCTTCATATCAAAGTAGTCCATTTCATCACTCGAACATCGTTCCAGAATCTGTATGA